The Synergistaceae bacterium DNA segment ATAGCACAGCCCGGACAGATTATGTACTCAATCTTTGACAGTGAGGGCGGTTTCTACGCAGGCGTGAAGGAGCTTCCTGCGGTTGAGCTTAACAACCTCACGAGCAAAGGTTATCTGTACAAGGCGGACACTCTTGAAGACTTGGCCAAGCAGGCAGGAATTGACCCCGAAGGCCTGAAGGCGACGGTTGCTCGCTACAACGAACTTGTTGCGGCGGGAAAAGATACTGACTTCGAGAAGGACGAGGTAGAGCTCCCGATAGGCAAAGCTCCCTTCTACTGCGTTCCTCTTTCGCCGACGCTTCACCACACGATGGGCGGACTGAAGATCAACACGGAAGCTCAGGTGCTCAGGGAAGACGGAAGCATTATCGCGGGGCTGTATGCGGCTGGCGAGGTTACGGGCGGCATTCACGGTTCTAACCGCGTGGGCGGAAACGCACTGACTGACGGCGTGGTCTTCGGACGCATTGCGGGAAGGAACGCGGCGGCAGGAAAGTAAGAATTAAGCGAAAAAGTGTCCCGGTCTTCACAGGCCGGGATTTTTCTATTTGCGGCCTGAATAGTTCCTTGTTATTGAGTCCGCGTAGTTCTTGAACACCTTTTCCGTGCTGGCGATAAAATCCTTTACGTAGTGCGGAAGCTCATAGTCCGAACGGTACACTAAATACGTCTCGTTGATGTCGATGTTGTTGACCAGAGGGAACGTGTAGAACTTTTCCCCGTCAGGAAATACGTCGTTGCGGTGCTGGTATAACGTTATCGGCGAGAGAAGCCCGATGCCCAAGCCGGTCTTGGCCGTGTCGTAGATTAATCCCTGCTCGTCGCACTCAAGAATGTAGTACGGCTTCTTTCTGTGCGCAAGGAAACGGTCCAGAGCTTCGCGCAGACGGTTGCCCTGCCTCAAGGTTATCACAGGCATGTGAATTATCCTCATGATGTCCACTCCTCCCGCAAACGAGCCGAGCACTTCATCATAATCATCCGGGTAGAAAGTTTTGATGAGATGTTCCGAGAAGCAGCAGTGAAGGTTCTCTGTGGCTAGAAGAGTCTTGTGCTGGTTGAGGCTGTTGGGGACATCGATGCCCACATACAAATCTATTTTGCCGTCCATCAGCAGCTCGTCAAGGTAACTGCTTTTGCCGTCAACAAGTTCAATCGAGATATTAGGGTGCGAGGGCTTGAAGAGACTCCATATCAGCGGGAAGAATACATTACTGCGCAGGCGCGATATGCCGAAGTTCAGGGTAGCCTTCGCATTCTCGCTGATGTCGGAGAACGCCGAACGTATAGATGCCTCCGCCTCCATAATCTGCTTTCCGTAGAACACTAACTGTTTCCCCGCATCAGTCAGCCGGAATGAAGGCCTCCTGTCGAACAACAGCACATCGTATTCCTCTTCGAGCCTCCTGATGTGTCCGCTCAATGCCTGCTGGCTGATGTTGAGGCGTTCTGCTGTGCGTGTAACATTCATTTCTTCAGCGACGGCCAAGAAATATTCTATGCTCTTGAGATTCACATATATCACCCTTTTATGATAGACAATAATTTTATTGTCGGAACACGAAAGATTAAACTGTTTGTTATTGTAAGCTGCCTCAATTATAGTATGCCCATCCACAAAAACACAACCAGCAAATTTTTTAGGAAGGTGATGGCTTATCATGAGCGTTACCCTAATGGACTGCACTCTTAGGGACGGAGCGAACATCGTCGGAAAAGGTTTCGACGCGGAAATAACTGATATGGTTCTCGACGGACTGACATCCTGCGGTGTTCCTGTTATCGAGTTCGGAAATGCCGGAGGAATAGGAGCGTACGAGGTTGCGGGGTTCACGCAGGCACTCCCTGACGGCGAGTATCTGGACATTGCGCAGAAGTACACAGGTCGCGGGTCAGCACTCGGTATGTTCCTCAACGCCAAACGTTACCGTGAACAGAACGTGGCACTTGCGAAGGAGCGCGGGCTGTCGTTCCTCAGAGTCGGCGCGGACGCAGGAGAGCTCGAAATCTCGGTTGCTCCCATCAAGTGCGTGAAGAAGTACGGCCTCAAAGCGTTTTACTCTCTCATGAAGGCATACATTCTCAGTGCTGACGAACTAGCCGAAGAGGGCAAGGCTTTAGAGGATGCCGGGCTTGACCAGATTACTATCATGGACTCTGCGGGTACGATGTTCCCTGACCAGGTCGCCGAGTACACAGAAAAGCTCGTGAAGGCCGTGTCAATACCCGTAGCCTTCCACTGCCACAATAATCTTGGTCTCTCATCTGCGAATGCTATAGCGGCATGGAGGAGCGGCGCAACGATTCTAGACTGTGGGCTTATGGGAATGGCGAGGAGTGCCGGAAACCTCGCTACAGAAGTCTGTGTGGGAATGATGCAGCGTTACGGCGAGATGAAGAACATTGACCTGTACAAGATGCTTGACTTCATCGAACAGCGTTTGATGCCCGCAATGGAGAAGCACAATTACCACAACTCAATCACTCCGCTTGACCTGACGCTGGGGATTTCTGGGTGTCATTCAAGTTTCGTCAAGACGTTCAAGGCCGTAGCGCAGGAAAAAGGCGTAAACCTGTTCCGCCTCATCGTCGAGGTCTCCGCACAGAACCGCAAGAACCCTTCAGAGGCACTTATCCGCGAAGTCGCAGAAAGGTTAGCATGATGGAGAAGCTGAAGGTTACTCTTGCAGGGAAGTACCCCGCTCACACGTTCGAGAAGCTGTGTGAAACTCTGCCGGCCGACAGATTTTCTCTCGTAGCGGTCAACACTCAGGAAGCGTACGAGGCAATGACTGACGCGGAGATAATGATACTGCGAATCTTCAGAGCCCCGCGCGAAATAATAGAGCGCAACAAGAACCTGAAAATGATTCTGCGGTGGGGTGCAGGGTTCGACTCTGTGGACATTGAGGCGGCAGGAGAACATGGAGTCATCGTAACCAACACTCCCGGTGCTAATGCCGGTGCTGTGTCGGAACTTGCCGTGCTCCTGATGCTTGCGGCCGGAAGAAAGCTCCTGTGCCACGAGGACAGCCTGAGGCGCGGAGAGTGGAGCAAAAACACATTCATCAACAACTCTTACACCCTGAACAATAAGGTTGTCGGGATAATCGGTGCGGGCAACATCGGCCGTCAGGTTGCGCGGAAAGTTCAGGCCTTCGGAGCAACAACGCAGTACTACGACCCTTACCGTCTCAAGCCCGAAATGGAGAGAGACTTTGCGCTCTCGTTCTGTCCTCTTGAGGAAGTACTGAGGACTTCGGACATCATTACCCTTCATGTTCCTCTTACCGACGAGAACCGCCACATGATAAACGCGGAAGTAATCTCCGGCATGAAGGACGGAGCAATCATCATCAACACAGCGCGCGGCGGGCTGATTGACGACCACGCACTTTGCGAGGCAGTGAAGAGCGGAAAACTCTCCGGCGCAGGACTCGACGGCGTAGAGAAAGAACCGTTAGAGCCTGATGATGAGCTGCTCAGCACACCGAACATAATCGTTACTCCTCATGTAGGGGGCGGAACAGCAGATATAGGCGACGTGATTA contains these protein-coding regions:
- a CDS encoding LysR family transcriptional regulator, encoding MNVTRTAERLNISQQALSGHIRRLEEEYDVLLFDRRPSFRLTDAGKQLVFYGKQIMEAEASIRSAFSDISENAKATLNFGISRLRSNVFFPLIWSLFKPSHPNISIELVDGKSSYLDELLMDGKIDLYVGIDVPNSLNQHKTLLATENLHCCFSEHLIKTFYPDDYDEVLGSFAGGVDIMRIIHMPVITLRQGNRLREALDRFLAHRKKPYYILECDEQGLIYDTAKTGLGIGLLSPITLYQHRNDVFPDGEKFYTFPLVNNIDINETYLVYRSDYELPHYVKDFIASTEKVFKNYADSITRNYSGRK
- a CDS encoding 4-hydroxy-2-oxovalerate aldolase encodes the protein MSVTLMDCTLRDGANIVGKGFDAEITDMVLDGLTSCGVPVIEFGNAGGIGAYEVAGFTQALPDGEYLDIAQKYTGRGSALGMFLNAKRYREQNVALAKERGLSFLRVGADAGELEISVAPIKCVKKYGLKAFYSLMKAYILSADELAEEGKALEDAGLDQITIMDSAGTMFPDQVAEYTEKLVKAVSIPVAFHCHNNLGLSSANAIAAWRSGATILDCGLMGMARSAGNLATEVCVGMMQRYGEMKNIDLYKMLDFIEQRLMPAMEKHNYHNSITPLDLTLGISGCHSSFVKTFKAVAQEKGVNLFRLIVEVSAQNRKNPSEALIREVAERLA
- a CDS encoding 2-hydroxyacid dehydrogenase; translation: MMEKLKVTLAGKYPAHTFEKLCETLPADRFSLVAVNTQEAYEAMTDAEIMILRIFRAPREIIERNKNLKMILRWGAGFDSVDIEAAGEHGVIVTNTPGANAGAVSELAVLLMLAAGRKLLCHEDSLRRGEWSKNTFINNSYTLNNKVVGIIGAGNIGRQVARKVQAFGATTQYYDPYRLKPEMERDFALSFCPLEEVLRTSDIITLHVPLTDENRHMINAEVISGMKDGAIIINTARGGLIDDHALCEAVKSGKLSGAGLDGVEKEPLEPDDELLSTPNIIVTPHVGGGTADIGDVIIPMLAADINDFAEGKNVRHVVNSQYLK